DNA sequence from the Candidatus Methanomethylicota archaeon genome:
GGAGTATTAATTAGGGGGGCTAAGGGGACTGGTAAAAGCACAGCGGTAAGAGCCTTAGCAGAACTCCTCCCAGAAATAGAGGTTGTGAAGGGATGCCCCTTCAACTGCAACCCCAAAGACCCAACAAACATGTGTGAAGTATGCAGAGAGAAGTATGAGAGAGGGGAACCCCTCGAATATGAGAAGAGGAAGATGAGGATAATCACACTACCCATAGGAGCCACTGAGGATAGGGTTGTGGGAACACTGGATATAACGAGGGCCATAAAGGAGGGGGTTAAAGCCCTAGAGCCAGGGTTACTTGCAGAAGCAAATCAAAACATACTATACGTGGATGAAATAAACCTACTACCAGACCACATAGTCGATGACATACTGGATGCAGCTGCCTCAGGATGGAACGTAGTGGAGAGGGAGGGGATATCAGTTGCACATCCAGCCAGATTCATACTAATAGGAACCATGAATCCAGAGGAGGGGGAGCTTAGACCACAATTACTAGATAGATTAGCACTACACGTACAAGTCGAGAACATATATGATAAGGATTTAAGGATAGAGATTATGAGGAGGAACTTGGAATACGAGGAAAACCCAGAAGCCTTCAGGAAGAAGTTTGAACCACAACAAGAGGAGCTTAGGAGGAGGATAATAAATGCCAGAAACATACTGCCAAAAGTTAAAGTTCCGGATAAACTTTTGGAAGTGGTTTCGAGATTATGCATAAAACTCAGGGTTGATGGACATAGACCAGACATAACAATAATAAAGACTGCAAAAACCCTAGCAGCCTTCGAGGGGGTTTTAGAGGTAAACTTAGACCACATAAAGACATGTGCAAGATTAACTTTAAGCCATAGGACTAGGAGAGGGGGGCTTGAAGAACCTGCAACCCCACAGCAAATAGAGGATGCACTAAATGAAGCTTTAATTGAAGCTAAAGTTTTGGAGGCTCCCCGAATAATTCCTCAAAAGTAATCTCCACAGTCCTCTTAGGCTCAATACGCTCAATAACACCATCCCTAATCCAAGCAATACGATCACTAACACCCAAAATCTTCATATCATGAGTTGCACAGATAACAGTAATCCCATTCTTAACATTCAAATCCTTCATCAAACTAACAATCTTAAACCCGGTGGCTAAATCGAGATTACCAGTAGGCTCATCAGCCAACAATATTGATGGATTATTGGCTAAAGCCCTTGCAAGGGCAACCCTCTGCTGCTGCCCACCTGAAAGCTCATCAGGCTTATGATGCAACCTATCACCCAAACCCACAATATTCAACAATTCCACAGCCCTCCTACGCCTCTCCTCAACACTTAAACCTGCAAAAACCATTGGCAACATAACATTATCGAGGGCCGTGAGGAATGGAATCAAATTGAAGGTTTGAAAGACATATCCAATCTTAAAACATCTAAACATGGCAAGATCATAATCACTCAATGTGGAGAGATCCACACCATCAACCACAACCCTACCACGAGTAGGCCTATCCAAACCACCAATCATATTAAATAATGTGGTTTTACCTGAACCTGAAGGCCCCATAATGGACAAATACTCACCACGGGAAACTGATAGATTAACACCTTGAAGAGCCTTAACAACCCACCCCTTCATATAATAATATTTATGCAAATCCACAACCTCAACAATTGCCCCCATAAAAACCAAAATATCTCTAGGAAGTTAAAGATTTAAGCTTTCATTAACAAATAGGCATTTGATTGAAATGGAATTCACATTAATAGTTTCAACGCAGAGGGGGAGGGAGAACGACTGCATATCGGAATTGTGGTATCTACTTAGGGAGATAGGGGAGGAGGAAGGGGTTTATGAAAAGACAGGGCTACCTGGACTTGTAATTGTAAAAACGAAGATGGATCCATTCACGGTGGTGGAGAGATTAAAGGAGATGGCTGAAGAGAGGCCATGGGAATTCCACTACGTCCTAAAGGTAACACCAATAGAATTAAACGTCAAAACGGATGTGGAGGAGATAAAGGAGGCGGTGAAGAAGCTTCTTTGGAAGATTGGGGAAAACGAAAGCTTCAGAATAACCGTGAATAAGAGGGCAACAAACCTTAGTAGCAAGGAAATAATAGAGGAAGTTGCAAAACTTGTGGATAGGAAGGTAGATCTGGAAAACCCAGACAAAATAATACAAATAGAGATAATAGGAGACTACACTGGAATCTCAATTATAAAACCAGATCAAATACTATCAATAACTAAGATTAAGGAGGAATGGATGAAGAAGCTTAGGTAGAGGGGGATACAAGTCACTTATAAACCTCTAAGGCGCAACCCCTCTCAATCAATATATATTCTAAGGCATCCCAAGAGCTTAACCCCCTCTTAGAAACAGACTTCAACTCATCCTCCGAAACATTAAACAATTCCATTAAATGTTTAAAGTGATCCATAGACCTATTGGATAGAACATTGATGTTAAGCTTAGCCTCTAAACATGAATCTAGGAAGCGCTTCAAACCATTATAAACTTCAGATTCACTGGAACCGAAAACTGCCAAAACAAAATCCTTAACAAATTCACCTAAACCAGAAACCCTCAATGCATCCTTAATCTGCCTCTCACCAGAACAGTATAGTAGGAGCTCCATTTCAATACTATGCGATATATTCCTCCCACACTTAAAACTCCTCAAAGCCTTTAAAGCCGCTGAAGCCACATGCCTCCATGAAACTATGGAATCAGCATTTAAAAATTGAATTCTGAATATACCCCTCAAAGACTCCAAAACCCCAATTAATCTATCCCTTGAAACGGGGCTTGAAAGGGAAATTCCGAAAACGCCAAAATAATCGTATTGAAAACCGCTGGAGAAGTTTATTATGAATCCACCATCAACCTGCCTAACTTCCATCAAACCCCACCCTTCAAATCCCCCAAAACTATGGGTAGAATTCTATCCACAATATCCCCCCTTATACCAATACTTAGAAGCCTACTCCTAATTTCAGATGAATTTAAACCATCCCTAATCCACCTGGAGGTCAAACTCTTAATAGTTTCATAGGATTCCCATGGATATATTATCCATGCATCGGTAACCTCAATGTAGAAGTCTGGTATGAATATTGTCCAAGGCTTAACATGTATGGTTGCCACCATAACACTACCAGCACCCATATCAATTAAATGTTGAACAGCCTTAACCAAGCTACTCCCAGTATCAGAGACATCATCAACTGCCAAAACACGTTTACCCCGAACATTTATGGAGACTGGTTGCGTAACTATTGGAGACCTGCTATGAGTTCCAACATCCTTATAAAACTCTATCCTCAAACTACCAATATCAACAATGTCCAGTAGATCTGACAGCAATCTAGCAACAATCCATCCACCCCTAGCAATCCCAACTATACAATCAAACTTGCATCCAGAACTCCTAATCTTAAGCGATAAATCGATAACCTTAGAATATATTTCATCCCATGAGGGAGCTACAAACTTTAACTCCACCATAACACCCACAACCTCACATCAAAATTTATTGAAGTTGAAGCCCAAATCAAAGGCTAAAAGATTCTCCTTAACATATCTCGATGGAACATTTTCAGCCACAGTATCCCTCAAAATATTTGGCGGCAAAATTTCCTGGAACAATTTACATAAGAAGCCAAGTAGGACAATGTTCGTAGCTGTGGGTAAACCAGCCTTAGCAGCCAAGCCATCAGCATCCAAAACATGAACCTTACAAGTAACTCCACCATAAACTTTCACCACATCATCCAGAGATGGCATTCTACTCTCACCAATCAAAACAGATATCGGTGGAATTGTATTGGAGTTTATTATGATCGTGGAGTTTACAGAGGCATACTTGAAAACCCTGAGAGCTTCAATGTAATCCAAGGATACTATGACATCAGCACCTCCAATTGGTATTAGGGGGCTTAAAACCTTCGAGCCAAATCTAATGAAGCTTTGAACTATCCCACCCCTCTGAGACATACCTAAAGTTTCACCCACACGGACACTATAACCCAACTTAACAGCAGCTGAAGCTAAAATCCTCGATAAAGTCAAAACCCCTTGACCGCCAACACCACAAGCAACAACATTGAATTCATCAATCATTTCAATACACCTCAATGGCTTTAAATGGACATACATATGCGCATGAGCCACAACCATTACATGAAGATTGAATTATTGGTCCCTTAACAGGATCCCATGACATAGCTGAGCAACCATATGTCAATATACAAACCTTACACTTTCTACAAACATCATAGTTAACCTTCACCACATGAAACTTTTCACCCATCCTCCTAGAGAGGATTGCACAAGCCCTCCTACAAATCACAACGTAAACCCCATCCCTATTCAATAAAGCCCTCTTCAAAACATCCACAGTTTTAGGAATATCATATGGATCCACAACCTCAACCTTATCAACCCCAACCCCCCTAACCACATTAACTATATCCACAGATCTAGCTGGGGATCCATCAGCTCTAAAACTGGATCCAGGGTGGGGTTGATGCCCAGTCATAGCTGTGGTGGCATTATCCAAAACCATAACAACTATGTTGGCATTGAAGTGAACCGCATCCACAAGAGCCGGTAGACCAGCATGAAATAGTGTTGAATCACCTATCGTGGCTACCACAGGCTTATCATAACCTGAAAGTTTAAGCCCTAAAGCCATTGATATACTGGCACCCATACAGTGCTCAGTCCATATGGCTTCAAGAGGCTTCTGCAAGCTTAACGCATAACAACCAATATCCC
Encoded proteins:
- a CDS encoding ATP-binding protein translates to MSIPTYPFTAIVDQDNMKLALLLNAINPRIGGVLIRGAKGTGKSTAVRALAELLPEIEVVKGCPFNCNPKDPTNMCEVCREKYERGEPLEYEKRKMRIITLPIGATEDRVVGTLDITRAIKEGVKALEPGLLAEANQNILYVDEINLLPDHIVDDILDAAASGWNVVEREGISVAHPARFILIGTMNPEEGELRPQLLDRLALHVQVENIYDKDLRIEIMRRNLEYEENPEAFRKKFEPQQEELRRRIINARNILPKVKVPDKLLEVVSRLCIKLRVDGHRPDITIIKTAKTLAAFEGVLEVNLDHIKTCARLTLSHRTRRGGLEEPATPQQIEDALNEALIEAKVLEAPRIIPQK
- a CDS encoding THUMP domain-containing protein → MEFTLIVSTQRGRENDCISELWYLLREIGEEEGVYEKTGLPGLVIVKTKMDPFTVVERLKEMAEERPWEFHYVLKVTPIELNVKTDVEEIKEAVKKLLWKIGENESFRITVNKRATNLSSKEIIEEVAKLVDRKVDLENPDKIIQIEIIGDYTGISIIKPDQILSITKIKEEWMKKLR
- a CDS encoding indolepyruvate oxidoreductase subunit beta, whose amino-acid sequence is MIDEFNVVACGVGGQGVLTLSRILASAAVKLGYSVRVGETLGMSQRGGIVQSFIRFGSKVLSPLIPIGGADVIVSLDYIEALRVFKYASVNSTIIINSNTIPPISVLIGESRMPSLDDVVKVYGGVTCKVHVLDADGLAAKAGLPTATNIVLLGFLCKLFQEILPPNILRDTVAENVPSRYVKENLLAFDLGFNFNKF
- a CDS encoding phosphoribosyltransferase → MVELKFVAPSWDEIYSKVIDLSLKIRSSGCKFDCIVGIARGGWIVARLLSDLLDIVDIGSLRIEFYKDVGTHSRSPIVTQPVSINVRGKRVLAVDDVSDTGSSLVKAVQHLIDMGAGSVMVATIHVKPWTIFIPDFYIEVTDAWIIYPWESYETIKSLTSRWIRDGLNSSEIRSRLLSIGIRGDIVDRILPIVLGDLKGGV
- a CDS encoding ABC transporter ATP-binding protein, translated to MGAIVEVVDLHKYYYMKGWVVKALQGVNLSVSRGEYLSIMGPSGSGKTTLFNMIGGLDRPTRGRVVVDGVDLSTLSDYDLAMFRCFKIGYVFQTFNLIPFLTALDNVMLPMVFAGLSVEERRRRAVELLNIVGLGDRLHHKPDELSGGQQQRVALARALANNPSILLADEPTGNLDLATGFKIVSLMKDLNVKNGITVICATHDMKILGVSDRIAWIRDGVIERIEPKRTVEITFEELFGEPPKL